A portion of the Bacteroides faecium genome contains these proteins:
- the prfB gene encoding peptide chain release factor 2 (programmed frameshift), which produces MITIEQLKDVKERTDALRRYLDVDGKKIQVEEEQLRTQAPGFWDDQKRAEAQMKLVKDLQKWIDGYNEIKTLADELELSFDFYKEELVTEEDVDAAYAKAYEAVEALELKNMLRDEADQMACVLKINSGAGGTESQDWASMLMRMYLRYAETNGYKATIANLQEGDEAGIKTCTINIEGDFAYGYLKGENGVHRLVRVSPYNAQGKRMTSFASVFVTPLVDDSIEVNILPANISWDTFRSGGAGGQNVNKVESGVRLRYQYKDPYTGEEEEILIENTETRDQPKNRENAMRQLRSILYDKELQHRMAEQAKVEAGKKKIEWGSQIRSYVFDDRRVKDHRTNYQTSDVNGVMDGKIEDFIKAYLMEFSSQES; this is translated from the exons ATGATTACTATTGAACAACTTAAAGACGTGAAAGAGCGCACTGATGCGCTGAGGAGGTATCTT GACGTCGACGGGAAGAAAATTCAAGTCGAAGAAGAACAATTAAGAACACAAGCTCCGGGATTCTGGGACGACCAGAAGAGAGCTGAAGCTCAAATGAAACTGGTGAAAGACCTGCAAAAGTGGATTGACGGCTATAATGAAATCAAGACGCTGGCAGATGAACTCGAACTGTCATTTGATTTCTATAAGGAAGAATTGGTGACTGAGGAAGATGTGGACGCGGCTTATGCGAAAGCTTACGAAGCTGTGGAAGCACTCGAACTCAAAAATATGCTTCGTGATGAAGCCGACCAGATGGCTTGCGTGTTGAAAATCAACTCCGGTGCCGGTGGTACGGAAAGTCAGGACTGGGCTTCCATGCTGATGCGTATGTATCTGCGCTATGCCGAGACAAATGGTTATAAGGCTACCATTGCCAACCTTCAGGAAGGTGACGAGGCGGGAATTAAAACCTGTACAATCAATATCGAAGGAGATTTTGCTTACGGTTACCTGAAAGGGGAAAACGGTGTGCATCGGCTGGTACGTGTTTCTCCATATAATGCACAGGGGAAACGTATGACTTCTTTTGCCTCTGTATTCGTTACTCCGTTGGTGGATGACAGTATTGAGGTGAATATTTTGCCTGCCAATATCTCGTGGGATACCTTCCGAAGTGGTGGTGCCGGTGGGCAGAATGTGAACAAGGTAGAATCCGGTGTTCGTCTGCGTTATCAGTACAAAGACCCTTATACCGGCGAGGAAGAAGAAATCCTGATCGAAAATACCGAAACCCGTGACCAACCGAAGAACCGTGAGAATGCAATGCGCCAATTACGCTCTATCTTATATGATAAGGAGTTGCAGCACCGCATGGCTGAACAGGCAAAGGTGGAAGCCGGCAAGAAGAAAATCGAATGGGGCTCGCAGATACGAAGCTATGTGTTTGATGACCGACGTGTGAAAGACCATCGTACCAACTATCAGACTTCGGATGTAAACGGAGTGATGGACGGTAAAATAGAAGACTTCATCAAAGCTTATCTGATGGAATTCTCTTCACAGGAATCATAA
- a CDS encoding M16 family metallopeptidase, with product MNKRLKLSCFSLLLALVIGSCSAPEKYSYETVPYDPLKARIYTLDNGLKVYLTVNKETPRIQTFIAVRVGGKNDPAETTGLAHYFEHLMFKGTDKFGTQDYATEKPLLDAIEQQFEIYRKTTDEAERKAIYHTIDSLSYEASKYAIPNEYDKLMAAIGSTGSNAYTWYDQTVYQEDIPSNQIENWAKIQSDRFENNVIRGFHTELEAVYEEKNMSLTRDNEKVQEAIFSSLFPKHPYGTQTVLGTQENLKNPSITNIKNYYKQWYVPNNMAICMSGDLDPEKTIALIDKYFGRQQPNPELPKLNLPKEEPISQPVVKDVLGPDAESIALAWRFPGASDKDFETLQVVSQVLYNGTAGLIDLNLNQQQKVLNSYGYPMGLADYSVLLLGGLPKQGQTLDEVKDLLLKEINKLRTGDFDDKMLEANINNFKLAQLQSMESNEGRADMFVSSFINGTDWKDEVNAIDRMSKLTKEDIVAFANKYLKENNYAAIYKKQGKDPNEKKMTKPEITPIISNRDVASPFLAEIQESAVQPIEPVFLDFKKDLNQLTAKSDIPILYKQNVTNDLFQLIYVFDMGNNHDKALGTAFDYLEYLGTSDMTPEELKSEFYRLACTFFVSPGNERTYVVLSGLNENMPDAMQLFEKLLADAQVNQEAYISMAGDILKARADEKLNQGKNFSRLMSYAMYGPDSPTTNLLTEAELTKLNPQELVDRIHNQNSYKHRILYYGPSSSKDLLAIINQHHQVPETLKDIPAGNEYPYLETPATKVLIAPYDAKQIYMAQISNLDKKYDPAIEPVRELYNEYFGGGMNSIVFQEMRETRGLAYSAWAGMMAPSYLKYPYVLRTQIATQNDKMIDAVNTFNDIINNMPESEAAFKLAKDGLINRMRTDRIIKGDIIWSYIDAQDLGQSVDPRIKLYNDVQNMTLKDIADFQKQWVKGRTYVYCILGDKKDLELDKLKTIGPIEELTQKQIFGY from the coding sequence ATGAACAAACGACTAAAGCTTTCATGCTTCTCACTTCTCCTCGCATTAGTGATCGGCAGTTGTAGCGCACCAGAGAAGTACAGCTACGAGACAGTGCCCTATGACCCGCTAAAAGCCCGCATTTACACACTGGACAACGGACTAAAAGTTTACCTTACCGTAAACAAGGAAACTCCACGCATTCAAACATTTATCGCCGTACGAGTGGGTGGAAAGAATGACCCGGCCGAAACGACCGGACTTGCTCATTACTTCGAGCATCTGATGTTCAAAGGAACAGACAAATTCGGCACACAAGACTACGCGACCGAGAAACCACTGCTGGACGCCATCGAGCAACAATTCGAAATTTACCGCAAGACTACGGACGAAGCAGAGCGCAAGGCTATCTACCACACCATCGACAGCCTTTCTTACGAAGCATCCAAGTATGCTATCCCCAATGAATACGACAAACTGATGGCTGCCATCGGTTCTACCGGAAGCAACGCCTATACATGGTATGATCAGACTGTTTATCAAGAAGATATCCCTTCCAACCAAATAGAAAACTGGGCAAAGATTCAGTCCGACCGTTTTGAGAACAATGTTATCCGTGGTTTCCATACGGAACTGGAAGCTGTATATGAAGAGAAAAACATGTCGCTCACCCGTGACAACGAAAAAGTGCAGGAAGCCATCTTCTCCTCTCTTTTCCCAAAGCATCCATACGGAACGCAAACGGTACTGGGTACGCAAGAGAATCTGAAGAATCCTTCTATCACCAACATCAAGAACTATTATAAACAATGGTATGTGCCCAATAATATGGCTATCTGTATGTCCGGCGACTTAGACCCGGAGAAGACAATCGCCCTAATCGACAAATATTTCGGCCGACAGCAACCGAATCCCGAACTTCCAAAACTCAATCTGCCGAAAGAAGAGCCTATCAGCCAACCGGTTGTGAAGGATGTATTAGGCCCCGATGCTGAAAGTATTGCACTGGCATGGAGATTCCCCGGCGCATCCGACAAGGATTTTGAAACCTTGCAAGTAGTTTCGCAAGTATTATATAACGGTACGGCAGGACTTATCGACCTGAACCTAAACCAACAACAAAAGGTATTGAACAGCTACGGTTACCCGATGGGACTGGCAGATTATTCGGTATTGCTATTAGGCGGGCTTCCCAAGCAAGGTCAGACGCTAGACGAAGTAAAAGACCTCCTGCTGAAAGAAATCAATAAACTCCGTACCGGAGACTTTGACGACAAGATGCTGGAAGCCAATATCAACAACTTCAAACTTGCCCAATTGCAAAGCATGGAAAGCAATGAAGGACGTGCCGATATGTTTGTCAGTTCATTTATCAACGGAACGGACTGGAAAGACGAAGTGAACGCCATCGACCGTATGTCCAAACTGACCAAAGAGGATATCGTAGCCTTCGCCAACAAATATCTCAAAGAAAATAATTATGCCGCCATCTACAAAAAACAGGGAAAAGATCCGAACGAAAAGAAGATGACGAAACCGGAGATTACTCCTATCATATCCAACCGGGATGTAGCGAGTCCCTTCCTTGCAGAAATACAAGAAAGCGCCGTGCAACCCATCGAACCTGTATTCCTCGACTTTAAGAAAGACCTGAACCAGTTGACCGCAAAGTCAGACATCCCCATTCTTTATAAACAGAATGTCACCAACGACCTTTTCCAACTAATCTACGTCTTCGACATGGGCAATAACCACGACAAAGCTTTAGGTACCGCTTTCGACTATCTCGAATACCTCGGAACTTCCGACATGACACCGGAAGAACTGAAAAGCGAATTCTATCGCCTGGCCTGTACTTTCTTCGTATCTCCGGGCAACGAACGTACCTACGTTGTACTTTCCGGCCTGAACGAGAATATGCCCGATGCCATGCAACTGTTCGAGAAGTTACTGGCAGATGCACAAGTCAATCAGGAAGCTTATATTAGTATGGCAGGAGACATATTGAAAGCCCGCGCAGATGAAAAGCTAAATCAAGGGAAGAACTTCTCACGCCTTATGAGCTATGCCATGTACGGTCCTGATTCTCCTACTACCAACTTACTGACAGAAGCAGAGCTGACTAAATTGAATCCGCAAGAATTGGTAGACCGGATTCACAATCAGAACAGCTATAAGCATCGCATCCTATATTACGGTCCTAGCAGTAGCAAAGACCTGTTGGCTATCATCAACCAACATCATCAGGTTCCGGAAACCCTGAAAGACATTCCCGCCGGAAATGAATATCCTTATCTTGAAACTCCGGCTACTAAAGTCCTGATAGCTCCTTATGACGCCAAACAGATATATATGGCGCAAATCTCCAATCTGGATAAGAAATACGATCCGGCCATCGAACCTGTCCGCGAATTGTACAATGAATATTTCGGCGGCGGAATGAACTCCATTGTCTTTCAGGAAATGCGTGAGACACGCGGACTGGCTTATTCAGCCTGGGCAGGCATGATGGCGCCAAGCTATCTGAAATACCCGTACGTATTACGTACGCAGATTGCGACACAGAACGACAAGATGATTGATGCCGTCAATACATTCAACGACATTATCAACAATATGCCGGAATCAGAAGCTGCCTTCAAACTAGCCAAAGACGGATTAATCAACCGGATGCGCACCGACCGCATCATCAAAGGTGATATTATCTGGAGTTATATCGACGCACAGGATTTGGGACAAAGTGTAGACCCGCGTATCAAGCTTTACAATGATGTGCAAAATATGACATTGAAAGACATCGCCGATTTCCAAAAGCAATGGGTGAAAGGACGTACCTATGTTTATTGCATCCTGGGAGACAAAAAAGACCTGGAACTGGATAAGTTGAAGACAATCGGTCCTATTGAAGAACTGACACAGAAACAAATCTTCGGCTATTAA